The uncultured Eubacteriales bacterium region ACACTCAGCCAGACACCTATTACATACCGGAGGGCAAACTATTGACCCCCGCGGCCCGGGAGTATCTTCAGCAGCGCAAGATCAAGATCGGCAGGGAGGGGGAGCCTACGGCGGAACCCAAGGTGGTTGCCACCGAGGTGCCCCCCATGCCCCAGGTCGCGGTCAGCGCACCGGAGGGGCCCAGGCCCAAGTTTGTGGACTTTGAGACCGGAGCCTACTACATGGAGAAGCCCGAGCACATGACCCATCTCTACGGAAACGTGCTGGTGGTGAAGAACCACCCCCGCATCCTGTTCCGTGGAAAGCTGGATTCTCTCCAGGCGATGGTGGTGCTGGCTCAGGCCACCATTGCCGAGGGCGGCAACCAAAAGCTGGTGGATGACCTGGGCAACATCCTAGGCATCCTCCGGGAGATGATGCGCTGCGACGTGCTGGACGAGGCGTTCCGCAACGAGGCCATCATCGGCCTGACCCACGCCGAGCTGCGGGAGCGGTCCCACGACCCGAAGAAATTCTACGGCATCCAGCAGATGGTCCTGCCCGACTACACCATGGGCAAGGACTATGCCCTGCTCAACCAGCTGCGCACCGCCATCCGGGAAACCGAGGTGGCCGCGGCCGAGGCCTTCCGGGAGGGCACCAAGTATACCCGGGAGGATATCATCGAAGAGCTCAACCGCCTGTCCAGCGCGCTGCACATCATGATGTGCATGTACCTGGCGGGCCAGTACCGCTGAGGAGGACGGCAGAGGTATGGAAAAGATCGTATCTGCCGTCATGGACGCAGTCCACAAGGCTGGACTGGTCGAGGTGGAGGTCTCCGCCCGGCACGTCCACCTGACCGACGCCGACGTGGAGACGCTCTTCGGGCCCGGCGCCAAACTGGAGCCCAAGCGGCCCCTGTCCCAGCCCGGGCAGTTTTTGTCCGAGCAGCGGGTAACTTTGGTGGGCCCCAAAGGCCGCAAAGAGCGCACCGCCGTGCTGGGTCCCGTCCGGGGCGCGACGCAGGTGGAGCTCTCTAAGAGCGACTGCGTGGATCTCGGCGTCAACGCCCCCCTGCGAGAGTCCGGCGACGTGAAGGGATCTGCCCCCATCACCATCGAAGGGCCCTGCGGCTCTCTTCATTTGGAGGAGGGGGCCATCGTCGCCCACAACCACATCCATGTGACCGCGCCCGACTCCGTTATGCTTGACCTGCACGACAAGCAGCGGGTCTCCGTAGCGGTCATGACCGAGCGGCCTGTCGTTTTCCACGACGTGATTATCCGGGTCAGCACCGAGTACAGCTGCAAAATGCACATCGACTTCGACGAGGCCAATGCCGCCATGGTGAGCGGCTTTACCCTGGGCAAGATTATTAGAAAATAAAACACCCGAGTGTTTTCAAG contains the following coding sequences:
- a CDS encoding putative ATP:cob(I)alamin adenosyltransferase (Evidence 3 : Function proposed based on presence of conserved amino acid motif, structural feature or limited homology), whose amino-acid sequence is MTRVHLPKEGVERVKAITEDILRHELRNTQPDTYYIPEGKLLTPAAREYLQQRKIKIGREGEPTAEPKVVATEVPPMPQVAVSAPEGPRPKFVDFETGAYYMEKPEHMTHLYGNVLVVKNHPRILFRGKLDSLQAMVVLAQATIAEGGNQKLVDDLGNILGILREMMRCDVLDEAFRNEAIIGLTHAELRERSHDPKKFYGIQQMVLPDYTMGKDYALLNQLRTAIRETEVAAAEAFREGTKYTREDIIEELNRLSSALHIMMCMYLAGQYR
- the pduL gene encoding Phosphate propanoyltransferase, which codes for MEKIVSAVMDAVHKAGLVEVEVSARHVHLTDADVETLFGPGAKLEPKRPLSQPGQFLSEQRVTLVGPKGRKERTAVLGPVRGATQVELSKSDCVDLGVNAPLRESGDVKGSAPITIEGPCGSLHLEEGAIVAHNHIHVTAPDSVMLDLHDKQRVSVAVMTERPVVFHDVIIRVSTEYSCKMHIDFDEANAAMVSGFTLGKIIRK